A genomic region of Metopolophium dirhodum isolate CAU chromosome 1, ASM1992520v1, whole genome shotgun sequence contains the following coding sequences:
- the LOC132936944 gene encoding WD repeat-containing protein 74-like: MAWTYDAIIGFSNGMLKGVEFKKNKFKYTNLLDASITLNNLGYYDESKIIISSKRKMLLFDLKNKKMSKKYIIQESGNIIGVFKKNNVLIAGVDNGMVVVKPIKQTKIVSEKISTGSHLSCIREVLTLDKFATGGNENPLKIWDLETGKVEFTAKSPKPDMLQLKLPCYVSDIQFFNNNKVVASHRHGVVDLHDPLSSQRRPVASCKAENTGFVSLRTMPDYSDYEVIVGTSKGSIFHYDFRGKSTLPVKTFRGSTGSVKSVSCINYLNQMHVMSISLDCHLRIHNMNSGALTMQDYIIAKPLALLSKPDEIQI; this comes from the exons atggcTTGGACTTACGATGCGATAATTGGGTTCAGCAATGGAATGTTAAAAG gtgTTGAATTTAAAAAGAACAAGTTTAAATACACAAATTTATTGGATGCATCTATAACGCTAAATAACCTTGGCTATTATGATGaaagcaaaattataataagctcaaaaagaaaaatgttattattcgatttaaaaaataagaaaatgtctAAGAAATATATCATTCAAGAATCAGGAAATATTATtggtgtatttaaaaaaaataa TGTTTTAATTGCTGGAGTGGACAATGGAATGGTTGTGGTTAAACCTATCAaacaaactaaaattgtttCGGAAAAAATAAGCACTGGATCACATTTATCATGTATTAGAGAAGTTCTTACATTAGATAAATTTGCAACAGGAGGAAATGAAAATCCGTTAAAAATATGGGATTTAGAAACGGGAAAGGTTGAATTTACTGCTAAAAgt ccTAAACCAGATATGCTTCAACTCAAATTGCCTTGTTATGTGtctgatattcaattttttaataacaataaagtagTAGCTTCTCACAGACATGGAgtg GTTGATTTACATGATCCATTGTCTAGTCAAAGAAGACCAGTAGCATCTTGTAAAGCAGAAAACACAGGTTTTGTTAGCTTAAGAACTATGCCAGATTACAGTgatta TGAAGTAATCGTAGGAACATCCAAAGGATCTATATTTCATTATGACTTTCGTGGAAAATCTACATTACCAGTGAAAACATTTAGAGGAAGTACTGGTTCTGTAAAATCAGTAtcctgtattaattatttaaaccaaaTGCATGTAATGAGCATAAGTTTGGACTGTCATTTAAGAATACACAACATGAACAGTGGTGCCCTCACAATGCag GATTATATAATTGCTAAGCCATTAGCATTATTAAGCAAGCCAgatgaaattcaaatttaa